The Sphingobium sp. JS3065 genome includes a region encoding these proteins:
- a CDS encoding MaoC family dehydratase, translating into MSVPRIGLDDYRALVGQTVGTSNWVALDQVRINQFAAVTEDRQFIHIDPEAASHTPFGGTIAHGFLSLSMLSAMAETGLPKIASAMMEINYGFNRVRFLKPVLSGKRVRAVFTLLNLEQRAPGQLLSTVGVNLEIEGETTPAAIADWLVMTIL; encoded by the coding sequence ATGAGCGTGCCGCGCATTGGACTGGATGATTACAGGGCATTGGTCGGGCAAACGGTCGGCACTTCGAATTGGGTGGCGCTCGACCAGGTGCGGATTAATCAATTCGCAGCTGTGACCGAAGATCGGCAGTTTATCCATATCGATCCCGAAGCGGCTAGTCACACTCCCTTCGGTGGCACAATCGCCCATGGGTTTCTTTCGCTGTCGATGTTGTCCGCCATGGCTGAAACAGGTCTTCCTAAGATCGCTTCGGCCATGATGGAAATAAATTACGGCTTTAATCGCGTGCGCTTTTTGAAGCCGGTACTGTCCGGCAAGCGGGTACGTGCGGTTTTTACTCTATTAAACCTTGAGCAGCGCGCGCCGGGGCAACTGCTCTCTACTGTCGGGGTCAACTTGGAAATCGAGGGCGAAACAACTCCGGCTGCGATTGCCGATTGGCTTGTAATGACGATCCTTTGA